A region from the Armatimonadota bacterium genome encodes:
- the trxB gene encoding thioredoxin-disulfide reductase — translation MKRVAEVMEDVFNATQEVVILGSGPAGLTAAIYAARANLSPVIVEGKDPGGQLMITTDVENFPGFRSGVMGPSLMEEMREQARNVGARFVSGHVDKVDFSSRPFSLHIADRSIRSRTVIIATGASARWLGLPEEAPAPRGLYGLGLSACATCDGFFFRGKDVIVVGGGDTALEEATFLTRMVNKVYVVHRRDALRASKAMQTRAFNDPKIEFVWNKAITAVHDPAAGKVTGVTLKDTVTGETSEMPIDGVFVAIGHSPNTSLFEGILDRDANGYLIAAGTRTNVPGVFAAGDVADSVYRQAITAAGMGCMAAIDAERYLAALEAA, via the coding sequence ATGAAGAGAGTAGCTGAAGTTATGGAAGACGTTTTCAATGCCACCCAGGAAGTAGTCATCCTCGGATCCGGACCCGCCGGACTCACGGCCGCCATCTACGCGGCGAGGGCGAATCTGAGCCCCGTGATCGTGGAGGGCAAGGACCCCGGCGGCCAGTTGATGATCACCACGGACGTCGAGAATTTCCCGGGCTTCCGCAGCGGCGTTATGGGCCCGTCCCTGATGGAGGAGATGCGCGAGCAGGCGAGGAATGTTGGCGCCCGGTTCGTCTCCGGCCACGTTGACAAGGTGGATTTCTCCTCGCGGCCGTTCAGCCTGCATATCGCGGACAGATCGATTCGGTCCCGAACGGTGATCATAGCGACTGGCGCGTCCGCGCGGTGGCTGGGCCTGCCGGAAGAGGCGCCCGCACCCAGGGGCCTGTACGGCCTCGGACTCAGCGCCTGCGCCACGTGCGACGGGTTCTTCTTCCGCGGCAAAGACGTCATCGTGGTGGGTGGAGGCGACACCGCCCTCGAAGAAGCCACCTTCCTCACACGCATGGTGAATAAGGTTTATGTGGTCCACCGACGCGATGCGCTTCGGGCCAGCAAGGCGATGCAGACGCGCGCCTTCAACGATCCTAAGATTGAGTTCGTCTGGAACAAAGCCATCACGGCGGTGCACGACCCCGCCGCGGGCAAAGTGACCGGCGTGACGCTGAAGGACACCGTTACGGGCGAGACGAGCGAAATGCCGATCGATGGGGTCTTCGTGGCGATCGGGCATTCGCCAAACACCTCGCTTTTCGAGGGGATTCTGGACCGCGATGCGAACGGATACCTCATCGCCGCGGGAACCCGCACCAACGTGCCGGGTGTCTTCGCCGCCGGCGATGTGGCCGACTCCGTGTACCGCCAGGCCATCACAGCCGCGGGAATGGGATGTATGGCCGCCATCGATGCGGAACGCTACCTTGCGGCGCTTGAAGCGGCCTAG
- a CDS encoding LOG family protein, with product MDELSKQPATKPAAAKTGQNNGDDALRRRMARVIKEYLRLDQELKEAENTNFRVCIFGSARIRRRDVTWQTVFRLARALAKSGIDVVTGGGPGLMEAANFGLREATKDSSVAHAMGYGLPLDIPSLREPANLHLDIKSAHQRFSTRLDEFMRLSHAVVVAPGGIGTLLELMYVWQLVQIGLIQPRPIILLDAEYWSGLLDWMGGATLKRALINPEDLNEVRLVSDWRDALAILEAAQHDFMAVRGPIPALPIPGPDHTAPAT from the coding sequence ATGGACGAACTCAGCAAACAACCAGCCACTAAGCCGGCCGCCGCCAAGACGGGACAGAACAACGGCGATGATGCCCTGCGCAGACGGATGGCCCGTGTTATCAAGGAGTATCTGCGTCTCGACCAGGAGCTGAAAGAGGCCGAGAACACCAATTTCCGCGTTTGCATTTTCGGATCCGCGCGTATTCGAAGGCGCGACGTCACCTGGCAGACGGTGTTCCGCCTGGCGCGGGCGCTGGCCAAATCGGGCATCGATGTCGTGACCGGCGGCGGTCCCGGCCTCATGGAAGCAGCCAATTTCGGACTGCGTGAGGCGACCAAAGATTCCTCCGTTGCGCACGCCATGGGGTACGGGCTTCCGCTCGATATCCCATCGCTCCGAGAGCCGGCGAACCTGCACCTGGACATCAAGAGCGCGCACCAGCGCTTCTCGACGCGCCTGGACGAGTTCATGCGCCTGAGCCACGCCGTGGTGGTTGCGCCCGGGGGCATCGGCACGCTCCTGGAGTTGATGTACGTCTGGCAGCTCGTCCAGATTGGGCTGATTCAACCGCGTCCCATCATCCTGCTGGACGCGGAATACTGGTCGGGCCTTCTGGACTGGATGGGGGGCGCCACGTTGAAGCGCGCGCTCATCAACCCGGAAGATCTCAACGAGGTTCGGCTCGTTTCCGACTGGCGCGACGCCCTGGCTATCCTGGAGGCGGCTCAGCACGATTTTATGGCCGTTCGCGGCCCGATACCCGCATTGCCCATCCCCGGGCCGGACCACACTGCCCCGGCCACGTGA
- a CDS encoding DUF4234 domain-containing protein, with protein MYQGRVRSIPTIILLSLFTCGIYPLIWYYEVSTELQDALGKGDTTPGMEVLLMVFTCGLYTIFWWYKYGRLVSELQASRGLPVHDNATMLCVLSGLSPYVAWGDLIGMCIMQSDLNSIWEPVPWRP; from the coding sequence ATGTACCAGGGCCGAGTCCGGTCGATCCCGACAATTATCCTGCTCAGTCTCTTCACGTGCGGCATTTACCCGCTCATCTGGTACTATGAGGTATCGACGGAACTCCAGGATGCGCTCGGGAAGGGTGACACCACGCCGGGAATGGAAGTCCTGCTGATGGTCTTCACCTGCGGGCTGTACACTATCTTCTGGTGGTACAAATACGGTCGGCTGGTATCGGAACTCCAGGCGTCCCGGGGCCTGCCGGTTCACGATAATGCCACAATGCTGTGCGTTCTGTCCGGGCTCTCGCCGTACGTCGCCTGGGGCGACCTCATAGGTATGTGCATTATGCAGTCCGATCTGAACAGCATCTGGGAACCTGTGCCATGGAGACCGTGA